The following proteins are co-located in the Heliorestis convoluta genome:
- a CDS encoding YheC/YheD family endospore coat-associated protein encodes MERITLSVREALRYGFHEGALVPVRAGTKEAVARVHLTSKTVSTSVASKELLQKLHWPPSVPYKVRYSTGEKALLLGPLVGILANRKKGRQYSWSAHLKETQRQARRLGVVALVFAVQDISWEEKTVDGLILQSGTWVRKRFPLPKVIYNRILKRSMENHPDVVEGKEKFEKMGITLFNPCYLDKWETHEHLSGSEEAQIILPETLILQEPSQIWSLIQKYRLVYLKPIHGTHGFGIYRIGVRSTGGYYFQGRNKSQFGPVLSKEAIEIKVKKLLDKTTYVVQQGLRLATVKGAPFDIRLLVQKDSKASWQLTKAFGRIAAPGRFTSNLSQGGTAMGIRNTLAASTVGRKRKRSFIIKEMRRWGLKLPQILEEQSGKNFGELGLDLAVDRSGKIWLLEINSKPRKRLSTEEGDPEQVRLSLQRPILYGRLLDGF; translated from the coding sequence ATGGAAAGGATTACCTTATCAGTGCGTGAAGCTCTACGATATGGATTTCATGAAGGTGCTCTCGTTCCTGTTCGCGCTGGTACGAAGGAGGCCGTTGCAAGAGTTCATTTAACATCGAAAACAGTATCAACATCAGTTGCTTCTAAAGAATTGTTACAAAAATTGCACTGGCCCCCGAGTGTACCTTATAAGGTTCGCTATTCTACAGGAGAAAAGGCTTTGCTTCTTGGACCTTTAGTCGGTATCTTAGCCAATCGAAAAAAAGGGCGACAATATTCTTGGTCAGCGCACTTAAAAGAGACGCAGCGACAAGCCCGTCGCTTGGGCGTTGTAGCTCTTGTATTTGCCGTTCAAGATATCTCCTGGGAAGAAAAAACTGTAGATGGCCTGATATTGCAATCAGGTACCTGGGTGAGAAAAAGATTTCCTTTGCCCAAAGTAATCTACAATCGCATTCTAAAAAGAAGTATGGAAAATCATCCTGATGTCGTAGAAGGCAAAGAAAAGTTCGAAAAAATGGGAATCACCTTATTCAACCCCTGTTACCTTGACAAATGGGAAACCCATGAGCATCTATCAGGTAGCGAGGAAGCACAAATTATCTTGCCCGAAACATTAATACTGCAAGAACCGAGTCAGATATGGTCACTCATACAAAAATATCGATTGGTATATTTAAAGCCGATTCATGGAACCCATGGTTTTGGTATCTACCGCATCGGCGTACGCTCCACAGGCGGTTATTACTTTCAAGGGCGCAATAAGAGTCAATTCGGTCCCGTCCTCTCGAAAGAAGCCATTGAAATAAAAGTAAAAAAACTACTCGACAAAACAACCTATGTAGTACAACAAGGTTTGCGACTTGCTACAGTAAAAGGAGCGCCCTTTGACATTCGTCTCCTAGTACAAAAAGATAGCAAAGCAAGCTGGCAGCTTACCAAAGCTTTTGGTCGTATTGCTGCACCGGGGCGCTTTACTTCGAACTTAAGCCAGGGTGGAACTGCCATGGGCATTCGCAATACGCTGGCAGCATCGACAGTAGGAAGGAAAAGAAAACGCTCATTTATCATTAAAGAAATGAGACGTTGGGGCTTAAAACTACCTCAAATTTTAGAAGAACAATCAGGAAAAAATTTTGGCGAACTCGGCTTAGACTTAGCGGTCGACAGAAGTGGTAAAATATGGCTTCTGGAAATCAATTCAAAGCCAAGAAAACGTCTTTCTACTGAAGAAGGTGACCCAGAGCAAGTACGCCTATCACTACAACGACCCATTCTCTATGGTCGACTCTTAGATGGCTTTTAA
- a CDS encoding YheC/YheD family endospore coat-associated protein, whose translation MKIFILGILVHAISKPEGFQGNGLFFRQLAEEGAKLGLSIFVFSPNQVHWKERMVTGFHYNLSKKKWKRKKIPLPDIVYDRYFNLGKGWREAVYCRRNLNKVGVALFNPVVADKYVVHGLLQNDPDIASHLPETYLFAGQDKELKRLLLRWGSAYLKPVLGTKGEGIVRITNNSKQGSFYIEEAKKGARYWASLHKTMAILKRSSKLKKYVIQQAIDSGRWKDRIFDIRVLAQRDSTGKWNITGMAARVAANGITCNIHTGAKAISMEELKEEKSITVSEEEMEKVALKITDHLTMKYPTLGELGLDFLIDQDNKIWFLEANARPGRIIFQKIGDQEKRLNAVRRPLEYAMYLASQRKAR comes from the coding sequence GTGAAGATTTTCATCCTTGGTATATTAGTTCACGCTATCTCCAAACCAGAAGGTTTTCAAGGCAATGGATTGTTTTTCCGCCAATTGGCTGAAGAAGGCGCCAAGCTAGGCCTTTCTATTTTTGTTTTTTCTCCCAATCAGGTTCACTGGAAAGAGCGTATGGTTACAGGTTTTCATTATAATCTATCAAAAAAGAAATGGAAGAGAAAAAAAATACCCCTTCCTGATATTGTATATGATCGGTATTTCAACCTTGGAAAGGGTTGGAGAGAAGCGGTTTATTGTAGACGAAATCTGAACAAGGTGGGTGTAGCGCTCTTTAATCCTGTCGTCGCAGATAAATATGTTGTCCATGGCCTTTTACAAAATGATCCAGATATAGCCTCTCACTTACCAGAGACCTATCTTTTTGCGGGGCAAGACAAGGAACTTAAAAGACTGCTCCTTCGATGGGGATCAGCCTATTTAAAGCCTGTACTCGGTACAAAAGGAGAGGGTATTGTTCGCATAACCAATAACAGTAAACAGGGAAGTTTTTATATAGAAGAAGCAAAAAAAGGAGCAAGATACTGGGCCAGTCTTCACAAAACCATGGCAATTCTTAAAAGATCAAGCAAACTTAAAAAATATGTTATCCAGCAAGCCATTGATTCAGGACGTTGGAAGGATCGCATCTTCGATATTCGTGTTTTGGCGCAAAGAGATAGTACAGGAAAATGGAATATTACGGGCATGGCAGCTAGAGTCGCTGCCAATGGTATTACTTGTAATATTCATACTGGTGCTAAAGCCATCTCTATGGAGGAACTAAAAGAAGAAAAAAGCATCACTGTTTCAGAAGAGGAAATGGAAAAAGTAGCCTTGAAAATTACCGACCATTTGACAATGAAGTATCCCACTCTAGGGGAATTAGGCCTAGACTTTCTCATAGATCAAGATAATAAGATTTGGTTCTTAGAAGCCAATGCAAGACCAGGACGCATTATCTTTCAAAAAATAGGTGATCAAGAAAAAAGGTTAAACGCTGTAAGACGTCCCTTGGAGTATGCCATGTACCTCGCATCTCAAAGAAAAGCCAGGTGA